From Abyssibius alkaniclasticus:
TGCGCCCGGCCGTGGCGCAGGATGGCGGCGACATCACCTTTCATGGCTTTGACCGTGGAATTGTCTATCTGCATATGCAGGGCGCTTGCGCCGGGTGCCCAAGCTCGACCATGACGCTGAAAATGGGCATTGAAAACCTGCTGCGCCACTACATTCCCGAGGTGGTCGAGGTGCGGCCCGTTGCCGCCTGACCAACCGCATATACTGGTATTCGACACCGCAGCCGCGCATTGTGCGGCTGCAATTTTATGTGGCGAGCAGCTTTTGGCCCAACGCATCGAGCCGATGAAAACCGGGCAGGCCGAACGCCTGTTGCCGCTGCTGGAAGAGCTGCTGGCAGGCGAAGGGCTGGTCTGGGCTGACCTTGCCGCGCTTGGCGTGGGCATCGGCCCCGGCAATTTTACCGGGCTGCGGATGGGCGTATCGGCCGCGCGCGGGCTGGCGCTGGCGCTGGGCATTCCGGCTGTGGGGATTACCGCGCTGGAAATGCGCGCGCCCGCCAAGGGCCAGGCCATAATCACCCTGCCCGCCGGGCGCGGCCATGCCTATCAGCAGCATTTCGAGCATGGCGTGGCCACGGCTGAGCCCGAAGTGATTGAAGCGAGCTTGGCACCCGAGGCCACTGCGCCCGATTTGCACCGGATGGGGCTGCTGGTGCTGGCGCGAATGGGCACGGCCAGTGCCGCGCCCGCGCCGCTTTACTTGCGTGCCGCCGATGCAGCACCGGGCGCCGATGCACCGCCCGTTATACTGGACGCTGGCTGACATGCCGCCCGATGCGGCAACACTTGCCGCCCTGCACGCGCGCTGCTTCACCACCCCGCCCCCCTGGAGCGCCGCCGCCTTTGCCACCCTGCTGGCCGACCCGGCCTGCGTGGTCGAGCATGGCGCACATGGCTTTGCCATAGCGCGGATCGCGCTGGATGAAGCCGAGCTTCTGACCATCTGCATTGCCCCCGAATCACAGAATCAGGGGGCTGGCTGGCGGTTGCTTGCGGCCCTGCATAGCCGCCTGCACAGCCTTGGCGTGCGACAGGTGTTTCTGGAAGTGGCGGCAAACAACAGCCCGGCCCGCGCGCTTTACGCGGCGTCAGGCTATGGCGCGGCGGGAATCCGCC
This genomic window contains:
- the tsaB gene encoding tRNA (adenosine(37)-N6)-threonylcarbamoyltransferase complex dimerization subunit type 1 TsaB, with amino-acid sequence MPPDQPHILVFDTAAAHCAAAILCGEQLLAQRIEPMKTGQAERLLPLLEELLAGEGLVWADLAALGVGIGPGNFTGLRMGVSAARGLALALGIPAVGITALEMRAPAKGQAIITLPAGRGHAYQQHFEHGVATAEPEVIEASLAPEATAPDLHRMGLLVLARMGTASAAPAPLYLRAADAAPGADAPPVILDAG
- a CDS encoding GNAT family N-acetyltransferase, with the protein product MHRPLYWTLADMPPDAATLAALHARCFTTPPPWSAAAFATLLADPACVVEHGAHGFAIARIALDEAELLTICIAPESQNQGAGWRLLAALHSRLHSLGVRQVFLEVAANNSPARALYAASGYGAAGIRPKYYISPDKTAVDALILHRPL